TAGCCATCGGAGTTTTCCCCGGTCTGGTTTCTCTGGTGATAGCGGTCCTGGTTGGTGACATGGGCGCTTCGCTCGGGGTGACGGCAAATGCGATGAGGCTGGCACGGGCGAATTCAAAAAAATAACCGAAAACCTTTTATAGTTTACTTCTGAACTTTTGCACTTTTTTGCAGGAAAATGGTTAAATGACCCCGACGCTTCGGGGAATGACGTTACCCGTCATTAAGTCATTAGGCCATTTGCCTTCGGCGTCATTTTTAAGGCAGCAAGAATTCACTTCTTTCAATGACAGTGAAGCGTTAATGACTGATAATAACAACATGGTTTGGACCACTACAAAGCAATCATTTGAACATTTGCAGTTCCGCCGCGTTGGGAAGTTAGGTTGACTTTAAGCTTTGAAAAAAGTATCTTTTAATATATACTCCCGATTAGAAAGTGCAAATTTTGCACGAGCGGAAAAAAGACTTTAAAATTGACAGGAGAAATCATGAGTCCTAAAGAAATTCTTTTATATGAAATTGATGAAGCTCCTGACGAGCTTTTGACAGAAGTTATAGATTTTGTTCAGTTTTTAAAGCACAGAAAAAATCAGGAGAAATTTGAGATTACTGCAGCCAGTGAATCTGCATTAAAAAAAGATTGGCTTTCCCCCGAGGAGGATGAAGCTTGGCAACATTTGTAAAAGGTGATATTGTAGTAGTTCCATTCCCTTTTTCAGATTTAACAAATGCAAAAAGGAGGCCTGCACTTGTTTTAGCCACTTTAAAAGGAAATGATTTGATCCTTTGCCAAATTACCAGCCAGACAACCCACGATTCCTATACCATCC
This genomic interval from candidate division KSB1 bacterium contains the following:
- a CDS encoding DUF2281 domain-containing protein, which gives rise to MSPKEILLYEIDEAPDELLTEVIDFVQFLKHRKNQEKFEITAASESALKKDWLSPEEDEAWQHL